In Bactrocera dorsalis isolate Fly_Bdor unplaced genomic scaffold, ASM2337382v1 BdCtg091, whole genome shotgun sequence, the sequence actccaataacctcaaaaaagctaattagcataaatatgtatagttcatatttttacgcaacttgggatcggttacttagtgcatctgtactaaaaaatggattctacaccttaatataagattgtgaaatttttccaaatgcactgtcgttatggctatatgacatctccaataacctcaaaacggttaattagcataaatatatatagctcatatttttacgcaacttggtatagattgcttagtgcatctgtactaaaagatcgattctacaccttaacccGAAATAACCCACGCGTACCATATGGTAACGCAAAATGTCATGttacattttcataaataacttGAAAGCTACACTTGAAAACTACAAACTACAAACCGTTTTCTTATGCGAAAAATTTGCAGCTTTCCAGAATTgtgaaatttgaattattgGGAGTTCAATTCGAGTAATTATCGTATCTGAAAATAAGTTGACGAAAGCAAAGGTGAAAAAATCTCGTTTTTCGATATGGCATGTCGGTAAGTGTTTTTATATAATGCTTATATTTCGACAGACTTTAGAATTAATAATACCAATcgataactaaataaataaaccatAAAATGTGAATTCAGTTTGGTCAAAAAATAGttggtttttactatttttttacattttaccttAGGCGTTACCATATGGTAACCGTGGGTCGCCTAGGGGACAGGTTTTTTATTcgtgtttcatttaattttttgtgattttctttgcattttggATCGCGTACGaagtatttttatgcttttattaaacaaatgtcTGAAtatgttcttgttttttatatgttttattttgcttagaGGTTTATCGTTGCAACAAATGCTTGATTTTATTGAAGAGCTTGACGAAGCAGGTGATCAAGATGATGTACCAGCTACTATTTATATTGAACCTCCTGTGGATGGCAATATATCTGGTGAAGATTATGCGGAAGACGAATCTAGGAGAATACCAGATAATGTTTGTCCCGCTCTGCTTAAAAGCGGATGTGAAATTGTAATGGCTAGTGGacgacgtttacaaaattttgatgaAGATGAAATTGGAGGcatgtttgaaaataatattgcttcatatttgcataataataattatcttGGATTCTTTAGCTCCAAATATCGAAGATTTGCCCGTCGTTATTGtggaaaaagaatataaaagtaTGGATTTTAATTGTCAACCTTCAGCATCAAATTGTACATCACTAGACAGAAAGCGGTTACGTAGAGTGACACCAAAATCTTCAAATGTTTCACTGCCACAAagtaataaacaaacaacattTCAATGGATAAAAGATGATGCGTTATCTCTTATTCCCATTTTCCCAGATGCAAATTACGAGGATTGTCGTTATTTACTACCGCATcagcaatttgaaaagtttttcgatGATGAATTATTGGGACACATTTGCGAACAAAGTGCAATGTATGCGATCGGACAGAATAGACCTAACCCAAGCATAACAGTCGGCGAACTTCGAGCATTTATTGGCATATTGGTCATTACGGGATACAATTACCATGccaatttcagaaatttatggAGTCAAGATGAAGATATTCGCAACAGCTTAGTGAGTAACACAATGCATCGAAATGGATTTcaggaaattttgcaaaatcttcACTTCGAAGACAACTCTAATGCTTCTTCAAAAAACGGCGACGCCAATCCCGATAAAATGTGGAAATTGCGACCATTGACTGatcatttaaaagcaaaaatgattGATCATTTTCATGCCGAACAAAATCTATCCTTTGACGAAAGTATGATTTCCTACTCTGGCAGACACGGATGTAAGCAGTTTATCAAGGGCAAACCATTACGTTTTGGGTATAAAGTTTGGTCCCTTTGCACTCCTTCGGGCTTTATGGTGAACTTCGAAATTTACCAAGGAAAGAATCCTCGTGCAAACGAAGATTATGAAGCGAAGTTTGGAAAATATGCTGCTCCTTTGGTCAGTATGTTAGTTATCCTTTGTTAGCTTTTCTGAAAACATGTGGATATAATGCCACGGGAACAATCCGTGAAAACCGCATTCCTGCAAGCAGTCCTCTGATgcacaagaaaaattttaaatcaatggATAGAGGTTACTCGGAatcaatttttatgaaaagtaCTGGTATTCGTTTGGTGAAATGGAAAGATAATAATGTTGTCTGCTTATTGTCTACCACTTTTGGTGAAAATCCTAAGTCAATGGCACAACGTTATTCAAAGCAGAGTAAATCCCGAATAAACGTACCCTGTCCTTGTGCGATCACtgaatataacaaatatatgtgtGGAGTAGATCGTTTCGATCAAAACTTGGGCCAGTACCGCATCGCATACAGGGGAAAAGTGGTGGTCTAGCATATTTACCTGGCTGATAGATGATTCTATTCAAAATGCTTGGCAGCTTCATCGAAAAGAGCAACCAAAAATGACGCAACTTGAATTTCGACGACAACTGGCCGTATACTATTGCAGACATTATGGTACCAAAGCCAAATCGCTTGGTCCCATGACTTCTCACAGATATGCCCAGCAACAAAGTCGCGTAGAACACACTTTCCGGTACGATCAAACTGGGCACTTTGTAGTGCCATCAAATCGTAGACGTTGTGCGGGTGAAAATTGTAGCGTTAACGGGCGAACAGCATGTGGAAAATGTAACGTTGGACTTTGCGTCAAGTGTTTTGCAGACTACCATACCAAACCATAACTGTattgtcataaaatttattttttcttacttaaaatttcaataaaaatgcataaaacaagatttttcgaagattttatttcaaaaaggaAGAGCAAAAAACCTGTACCCTAGGCGACCCACGGTTACCATATGGCAACGCTGGTTTTTCGCATTTTCCGCAAAAGTTATATAGTGAATCGTAAAACGGACATCAATTTCGTGCTCAGGAGGTCAAAATACATAAGTCTACttaatttcagcaaaatctgaaagaaaaaaagttcTGGGCAGTACCGggttaataaagggtgattttttaagagcttgataacttttttaaaaaaaaaacgcataaaatttgcaaaatctcatcggttctttatttgaaacgttagattggttcatgacatttactttttgaagataatttcatttaaatgttgaccgcggctgcgtcttaggtggtccattcggaaagtccaattttgggcaactttttcgagcatttcggccggaatagcccgaatttcttcggaaatgttgtcttccaaagctggaatagttgctggcttatttctgtagactttagacttgacgtagccccacaaaaaatagtctaaaggcgttaaatcgcatgatcttggtggccaacttacgggtccatttcttgagatgaattgttgtccgaagttttccctcaaaatggccatagaatcgcgagctgtgtggcatgtagcgccatcttgttgaaaccacatgtcaaccaagttcagttcttccatttttggcaacaaaaagtttgttagcatcgaacgatagcgatcgccattcaccgtaacgttgcgtccaacagcatctttgaaaaaatacggtccaatgattccaccagcgtacaaaccacaccaaacagtgcatttttcgggatgcatgggcagttcttgaacggcttctggttgctcttcaccccaaatgcggcaattttgcttatttacgtagccattcaaccagaaatgagcctcatcgctgaacaaaatttgtcgataaacacatttcgaaccgaacactgattttggtaataaaattcaatgatttgcaagcgttgctcgttagtaagtctattcatgatgaaatgtcaaagcatactgagcatctttctctttgacaccatgtctgaaatcccacgtgatctgtcaaatactaatgcatgaaaatcctaacctcaaaaaaatcacccgttataagattgtgaaatttttccaaatacactgtcttactgttacttagtgcatatgtgctaaaaaatggattctacaccttaatataagattgtgaaatttttccaaatacactgtcgttacggctatatgacaactccaataacctcaaaacggctaataagcataaatatgtatagttcatatttttacgcaacttggtatcggttacttagtgcatatgtactaaaaaatggattctacaccttaatataaaattgtgaaatttttccaaatacactgtcgttatggctatatgacatctccaataacctcgaaacggttaattatcataaatatgtatagttcatatttttacgcaacttggtatcgagtgcttaatgtatatgtactaaaaaatggattctacaccttaatataagattgtgaaatttttccaaatacactgtcgttatggctatatgacaactccaataacctcaaaacagctaattagcataaatatgtatagttcatatttttacgcaacttgggatcggttacttagtgcatctgttctaaaaaatggattctacgccttaatgtaatattgtgaaatttttccaaatacactgtcgttacggctatatgacatttccaataacctcaaaacagctaattagcataaatatgtacagttcatatttttacgcaacttggtatcggctacttagtgcatatgtactaaaaaatcgattccacaccttaatataagattgtgaaatttttccaaacgcactgtcgttatggctatatgacaactccaataacctcaaaacagctaattagtataaatttgtaaagttcatatttttacgaaactgggtatcgattgcttagtgcatatgtactaaaaaatggattctacaccttaatataagattgtgaaatttttccaaatacactgtcgttacagctatatgacatctccaataacctcaaaaaggctaattagcataaatatgtacagttcatatttttacgcaacttggtatagattgcttagtgcatctgtactaaaaaatcgattctacaccttaatataagattgtgaaatttttccaaatacactatcgttacggctatatgacatctccaataacctcaaaacggctaattagcataaatatgtatagttcatatttttacgcaacttggtatcggttacttagtgcatctgtactaaaaaatggattctacaccttaatataagattgtgaaatttttccaaatacactgtcgttatggctatatgacaactccaataacctcaaaaaagctaattagcataaatatgtatagttcatatttttacgcaacttggtatcggttacttagtgcatctgtactaaaaaatggattctacaccttaatataagattgtgaaatttttccaaatacactgtcgttatggctatatgacatctccaataacctcaaaacggttaattagcataaatatgtatagttcatatttttacgcaacttggtatcggttacttagtgcatatgtactaaaaaatggattctacaccttaatataagattgtgaaatttttccaaatacactgtcgttacagctatatgacaactccaataacctcaaaacggctaataagcataaatatgtatagttcatatttttacgcaacttggtatcggtgacttagtgcatatgtactaaaaaatggattctacaccttaatataaaattgtgaaatttttccaaatacactgtcgttacggctatatgacatctccaataacctcaaaacggttaattagcataaatatgtatagttcatatttttacgcaacttggtatcgagtgcttaatgtatatgtactaaaaaatggattctacaccttaatataagattgtgaaatttttccaaatacactgtcgttacggctatatgacatctccaataacctcaaaacggttaattatcataaatatgtatagttcatatttttacgcaacttggtatcgagtgcttaatgtatatgtactaaaaaatggattctacaccttaatataagattgtgaaatttttccaaatacactgtcgttatggctatatgacaactccaataacctcaaaacagctaattagcataaatatgtatagttcatatttttacgcaacttggtatcggttacttagtgcatctgtactaaaaaatggattctacaccttaatataagattgtgaaatttttccaaatacactgtcgttacggctatatgacatctccaataacctcaaaacagctaattagcataaatatgtacagttcatatttttacgcaacttggtatcggctacttagtgcatatgtactaaaaaatcgattctacaccttaatataagattgtgaaatttttccaaatacactgtcgttatggctatatgacaactccaataacctcaaaacagctaattagcataaatatgtatagttcatatttttacgcaacttggtatcgattgcttagtgcatatgtactaaaaaatcgattctacaccttaatataagattgtgaaatttttccaaatacactgtcgttatggctatatgacatctccaataacctcaaaacggctaattagcataaatatgtatagttcatatttttacgcaacttggtatagattgcttagtgcatatgtactaaaaaatcgattctacaccttaatataagattgtgaaatttttccaaatacactgtcgttacggctatatgacatctccaataacctcaaaacggttaattagcataaatatgtatagttcatatttttacgcaacttggtatcgattgcttagtgcatatgtactaaaaaatggattctacaccttaatataagattgtgaaatttttccaaatacactgtcgttatggctatatgacatctccaataacctcaaaacggttaattagcataaatatgtatagttcatatttttacgcagcttggtatagattgcttagtgcatatgtactaaaaaatcgattctacaccctaatataagattgtgaaatttttccaaatacactgtcgttatggctatatgacaactccaataacctcaaaacggttaattagcataaatatgtatagttcatatttttacgcaacttggtatcgattgcttagtgcatatgtactaaaaaatcgattctacaccttaatataagattgtgaaatttttccaaacgcactgtcgttatggctatatgacatctccaataacctcaaaacggtttattatcataaatatgtatagttcatatttttacgcaacttggtatcgattgcttagtgcatatgtactaaaaaatcgattctacaccttaatataagattgtgaaatttttccaaatacactgtcgttacggctatatgacaactccaataacctcaaattggttaattagcataaatatatatagttcatatttttacgcaacttggtatcgagtgcttagtgtatatgtactaaaaaatggattctacaccttaatataagattgtgaaatttttccaaatacactgtcgttacggctatatgacatctccaataacctcaaaacggttaattagcataaatatgtatagttcatatttttacgcaacttggtatcgattgcttagtgcatatgtactaaaaaatcgattctacaccttaatataagattgtgaaatttttccaaatacactgtcgttatggctatatgacaactccaataacctcaaaacagctaattagcataaatatgtatagttcatatttttacgcaacttggtatcgattgcttagtgcatatgtactaaaaaatcgattctacaccttaatataagattgtgaaatttttccaaatacactgtcgttatggctatatgacaactccaataacctcaaaacagctaattagcataaatatgtatagttcatatttttacgcaacttggtatcggttacttagtgcatatgtactaaaaaatcgattctacaccttaatataagattgtgaaatttttccaaatacactgtcgttatggctatatgacatctccaataacctcaaaacggttaattagcataaatatgtatagttcatatttttacgcaacttggtatcgattgcttagtgcatatgtactaaaaaat encodes:
- the LOC125780113 gene encoding piggyBac transposable element-derived protein 3-like, which codes for MACRGLSLQQMLDFIEELDEAGDQDDVPATIYIEPPVDGNISGEDYAEDESRRIPDNVCPALLKSGCEIVMASGRRLQNFDEDEIGAPNIEDLPVVIVEKEYKSMDFNCQPSASNCTSLDRKRLRRVTPKSSNVSLPQSNKQTTFQWIKDDALSLIPIFPDANYEDCRYLLPHQQFEKFFDDELLGHICEQSAMYAIGQNRPNPSITVGELRAFIGILVITGYNYHANFRNLWSQDEDIRNSLVSNTMHRNGFQEILQNLHFEDNSNASSKNGDANPDKMWKLRPLTDHLKAKMIDHFHAEQNLSFDESMISYSGRHG